Genomic window (Streptomyces sp. NBC_01431):
GGTGGCACCTACGGCGCGCGCTTCCTGGTGGACAAGCACCCCCAGCTCTTCGAGGGCGTCACCGAGGCGATCAGCGAGGTCGGCGGGTTCTCCTTCACCGTCAACGAGAACCTGCGGCTCTACCTGGTGGAGACGGCCCAGAAGGGCATGCACTGGATGAAGCTGACCGTGGACGGCACCGCCGGACACGGCTCGATGATCCACAAGGACAACGCCATCACCGAGCTGTCCGAGGCCGTGGCGCGGCTCGGCCGCCACAAGTTCCCGGTGCGCGTGACCAAAACGCTGCGGCACTTCCTCGACGAGCTGGGCGACGCACTCGGCACCGAGCTCGACCCGGAGAACATGGACGAGACGCTCGCCAAGCTCGGCGGCATCGCCAAGCTCATCGGCGCCTCGCTCCAGAACACCGCCAACCCGACCCAGCTGGGCGCCGGTTACAAGGTCAACGTCATCCCGGGCCAGGCCACCGCGCACGTGGACGGTCGGTTCCTGCCGGGGTACGAGGAGGAGTTCCTGGCCGATCTGGACCGGATCCTCGGCCCGCGCGTGAAGCGCGAGGACGTGCACGCGGACAAGGCCCTTGAGACCACCTTCGACGGCGCGCTCGTCGACGCGATGCAGACCGCGCTCCAGGCCGAGGACCCGATCGCCCGTGCGGTCCCGTACATGCTCTCGGCCGGCACCGACGCCAAGTCCTTCGACGACCTCGGCATCCGGGGCTTCGGCTTCGCCCCGCTGAAGCTGCCGCCGGAGCTGGACTTCGCCGGGATGTTCCACGGCGTGGACGAGCGGGTGCCGGTCGACGGCCTGAAGTTCGGCGTACGGGTCCTGGACCGCTTCATCGACGCTTCGTGAGGGCCCGCGAACCTCGCGGGCGCACCGGGACGACACTCAAATAATCGTCTGAACGTACGCACACGACTGAAAAGAGTGAATGAACTCATAAGCTCGTAGCTCCATAACTTTCTCCTCGTTACAGGGTGTGCGGTCCGCGGCTGGGATCGCACATATGCCAACAAGGAGGAAGTAATGATCAAGAAGGTCGTCGCTGCTGCGGCTGCTACCGGTGGTCTCGTTCTCGCGGGTGCGGGCCTCGCCGTCGCCGACTCGGGTGCCCAGGGTGCCGCTGTGCACTCCCCGGGCGTCGTTTCCGGCAACGTCGTCCAGGCGCCCATCCACATCCCGGTGAACGTGTGCGGTAACACGATCTCCGTGATCGGGCTGCTGAACCCCGCCTTCGGCAACACCTGCGTCAACAAGTGACGTTGTGCCTCAACCCGTGAGGGTTTGAGCCCGGCGGCCCCGGAGTGCGCGCCATGCACTCCGGGGCCGCCCGGCATTTTCAGCTCGGGCGCAACGGCGCAGCCGGGCTTTCCGGAAGGCAGAAGGCAGGGAACGGAAATATGCGACAGGTCACCCGCAAGGGACTGATCACCATGGCGGCCGCGACCGGCGTCATCGCCATGGGCGGCGGCGCCGCGCACGCCGACTCGATGGCCCAGGGCAGTGCCGCCAACTCACCGGGCGTACTGTCCGGCAACGCGGTCCAGGTTCCGGTGCACGTGCCGGTCAACGCGTGCGGCAACACCGTCAACGTGATCGGCGCGCTCAACCCGGCGTTCGCCAACCACTGCGTCAACAAGGGCGGCGGCCAGCACGCCGGCGGCGCCACGGCCGCCGGCCACACCAGTAACTCGCCCGGCGTCGGCTCCGGCAACACCATCCAGGTGCCCATCGACGTGCCCGTGAACGCGTGCGGCAACAGCGTGAACGTCGTGGGCGTCGGCAACCCGGCGTTCGGCAACGACTGTGTGAACGACGAGAGTGGCCGGCCGGGTCACCCCCAGCACCCGGGTCACCCGGGGCACCCCCAGCACCCCGGCCACCCGCAGCACCCGGGCCAGCCGGGTC
Coding sequences:
- the chpH gene encoding chaplin ChpH, translated to MIKKVVAAAAATGGLVLAGAGLAVADSGAQGAAVHSPGVVSGNVVQAPIHIPVNVCGNTISVIGLLNPAFGNTCVNK
- a CDS encoding chaplin, which encodes MRQVTRKGLITMAAATGVIAMGGGAAHADSMAQGSAANSPGVLSGNAVQVPVHVPVNACGNTVNVIGALNPAFANHCVNKGGGQHAGGATAAGHTSNSPGVGSGNTIQVPIDVPVNACGNSVNVVGVGNPAFGNDCVNDESGRPGHPQHPGHPGHPQHPGHPQHPGQPGHPGQHQPPCTPGQPGQPGHPGIPEHPVSPIAHQPAKPGTPVGPAAPGKPGTPVTQTVTAPHAPAALAHTGADGVGFAAPAAAGLLLGGAVLYRRGRAAQR
- a CDS encoding M20/M25/M40 family metallo-hydrolase, whose amino-acid sequence is MSESSTTRTGGVTGEDEVVDLCRDLIRIDTSNYGDHSGPGERAAAEYVAEKLAEVGLEPQIFESHRGRASTVARIAGEDPSRPALLIHGHTDVVPANADDWTHHPFAGEIADGCVWGRGAVDMKDMDAMTLAVVRDRLRSGRKPPRDIVLAFLADEEAGGTYGARFLVDKHPQLFEGVTEAISEVGGFSFTVNENLRLYLVETAQKGMHWMKLTVDGTAGHGSMIHKDNAITELSEAVARLGRHKFPVRVTKTLRHFLDELGDALGTELDPENMDETLAKLGGIAKLIGASLQNTANPTQLGAGYKVNVIPGQATAHVDGRFLPGYEEEFLADLDRILGPRVKREDVHADKALETTFDGALVDAMQTALQAEDPIARAVPYMLSAGTDAKSFDDLGIRGFGFAPLKLPPELDFAGMFHGVDERVPVDGLKFGVRVLDRFIDAS